The following are encoded in a window of Streptomyces sp. Go-475 genomic DNA:
- the raiA gene encoding ribosome-associated translation inhibitor RaiA, translating into MDIVVKGRKTEVPERFRKHVAEKLKLEKIQKLDGKVISLDVEVSKEPNPRQADRCDRVEITLRSRGPVIRAEAAASDPYAALDLAAEKLEARLRRQHDKRFSRRGARRIPAAEVADHVPGVATLNGNGLVTASEEEPEAVPTKKIGSLEVQGDGPIVVREKTHVAAPMTLDQALYEMELVGHDFYLFVDSETKEPSVVYRRHAYDYGVIHLSTDTMVTQAHSPEAGGALGG; encoded by the coding sequence GTGGACATCGTCGTCAAGGGCCGCAAGACCGAGGTGCCCGAGCGGTTCCGGAAGCACGTGGCCGAGAAGCTGAAGCTGGAGAAGATCCAGAAGCTCGATGGCAAGGTGATCAGCCTCGACGTCGAGGTGTCCAAGGAGCCCAATCCGCGGCAGGCCGACCGCTGTGACCGAGTGGAGATCACCCTCCGCTCCCGCGGTCCGGTGATCCGGGCGGAGGCAGCGGCGAGCGATCCCTACGCGGCGCTCGACCTGGCGGCGGAAAAGCTGGAAGCCCGGCTGCGCAGGCAGCACGACAAGCGGTTCTCGCGCCGTGGCGCGCGCCGGATCCCGGCCGCCGAGGTCGCCGACCACGTCCCGGGTGTGGCGACGCTCAACGGGAACGGCCTGGTGACGGCCTCCGAGGAGGAGCCGGAAGCCGTGCCCACGAAGAAGATCGGCTCGCTGGAAGTGCAGGGTGACGGCCCCATCGTCGTCCGCGAGAAGACCCACGTCGCAGCCCCCATGACCCTCGACCAGGCTCTCTACGAGATGGAGCTGGTCGGGCACGACTTCTACTTGTTCGTCGACTCCGAGACCAAGGAACCGAGTGTCGTCTACCGACGGCACGCCTACGACTACGGCGTGATCCACCTCAGCACGGACACGATGGTCACACAGGCGCACTCCCCCGAGGCGGGCGGTGCGCTCGGCGGCTGA
- a CDS encoding ComF family protein: MRGWWQDLTDLVLPGECGGCGKPRAVLCAECRAVLSGAAVCRVRPVPEPPGLPVVHAAARYADEVRATLLAHKERGALALAGPLGVALAGAVRAGLQGAWASERAGVGRPWESGVPVLLVPVPSGRRAVRARGHDPARRIALAAAGRLRRSGIPARVLCVLRQKRAVADQSRLNSRQRLGNLAGALTVAPGAARLLSAGPVVLVDDVMTTGASLAEAARAVRAAGPVSNAGGTAAVYEGETWESREEQNVGSTRERTGRRPGRQGIAGAGGAGGVVDVVCAAVVAASPEAFQINRN; encoded by the coding sequence ATGCGGGGGTGGTGGCAGGACCTCACCGACCTGGTGCTGCCGGGCGAGTGCGGGGGCTGCGGGAAGCCTCGTGCGGTGCTCTGCGCGGAGTGCCGTGCGGTGCTGAGCGGAGCCGCGGTGTGCCGTGTGCGGCCGGTGCCGGAGCCGCCCGGGCTGCCCGTGGTGCACGCGGCGGCTCGGTACGCGGACGAGGTCCGGGCGACGCTGCTGGCCCACAAGGAGCGGGGTGCCCTGGCGCTCGCGGGGCCGCTCGGGGTGGCCCTGGCCGGAGCGGTGCGGGCGGGTCTTCAGGGGGCCTGGGCCTCGGAGCGGGCCGGGGTGGGGCGGCCGTGGGAGAGCGGGGTTCCCGTGCTGCTCGTGCCCGTGCCGTCCGGGCGGCGGGCCGTGCGGGCCCGGGGGCATGATCCCGCGCGGCGGATCGCGCTCGCCGCGGCGGGCCGGCTGCGGCGGAGCGGGATCCCGGCCCGGGTGCTCTGCGTGCTGCGGCAGAAGCGGGCCGTGGCCGACCAGTCACGGCTCAACTCCCGCCAGCGACTGGGCAATCTCGCGGGCGCGCTCACGGTGGCGCCCGGTGCTGCCCGGCTGCTCTCCGCGGGCCCGGTCGTCCTCGTGGACGACGTGATGACCACCGGGGCGTCCCTGGCGGAGGCCGCGCGGGCGGTGCGGGCGGCGGGGCCGGTTTCGAACGCTGGAGGGACCGCGGCCGTGTACGAGGGAGAGACCTGGGAAAGCAGAGAGGAACAGAACGTCGGATCAACGCGAGAGAGGACGGGCCGGCGGCCCGGCCGGCAGGGAATCGCGGGCGCGGGCGGCGCCGGCGGAGTCGTTGACGTGGTGTGCGCGGCAGTGGTCGCGGCGTCACCGGAAGCTTTCCAAATAAACCGGAACTGA
- a CDS encoding response regulator transcription factor translates to MADSFGPMRDGDADDGVVGMGPDTETPRKEPIRVLVVDDHALFRRGLEIVLAAEEDIQVIGEAGDGAEAVEKAADLLPDIVLMDVRMPKRGGIEACTSIKEVAPSAKIIMLTISDEEADLYDAIKAGATGYLLKEISTDEVATAIRAVADGQSQISPSMASKLLTEFKSMIQRTDERRLVPAPRLTDRELEVLKLVATGMNNRDIAKELFISENTVKNHVRNILEKLQLHSRMEAVVYAMREKILEIR, encoded by the coding sequence ATGGCGGACAGCTTCGGACCGATGCGTGACGGGGATGCCGACGACGGCGTCGTCGGCATGGGCCCGGACACGGAGACTCCACGCAAGGAACCGATCAGAGTCCTCGTCGTGGACGACCACGCCCTCTTCCGCCGTGGCCTGGAGATCGTGCTCGCCGCCGAGGAGGACATCCAGGTCATCGGAGAGGCGGGCGACGGCGCCGAGGCGGTCGAGAAGGCCGCCGATCTGCTGCCCGACATCGTGCTGATGGACGTACGGATGCCGAAGCGGGGCGGCATCGAGGCGTGCACCTCCATCAAGGAGGTGGCACCCAGCGCCAAGATCATCATGCTGACGATCAGCGACGAGGAAGCCGATCTCTACGACGCCATCAAGGCGGGCGCGACCGGTTATCTCCTCAAGGAGATCTCCACGGACGAGGTGGCCACCGCCATTCGCGCCGTCGCCGACGGGCAGTCGCAGATCAGCCCGTCCATGGCGTCGAAACTGCTCACCGAGTTCAAGTCGATGATCCAGCGCACGGACGAGCGCCGGCTGGTGCCCGCGCCGCGTCTGACCGACCGCGAACTGGAAGTCCTCAAGCTCGTCGCCACCGGAATGAACAACCGTGACATCGCCAAGGAGTTGTTCATCTCCGAGAACACCGTGAAGAACCACGTGCGCAACATCCTGGAGAAGCTGCAGCTGCACTCCAGGATGGAGGCGGTGGTGTACGCGATGCGGGAGAAGATCCTCGAGATCCGCTAG